The following coding sequences are from one uncultured Desulfobacter sp. window:
- a CDS encoding esterase-like activity of phytase family protein, which produces MKKLVAAAAGLMLSLCPVAVFANGHGLIMKDSHHKNTAQQRFHHVGTFDVMAGNGSGVAEIVDVTGNGKQLVYTDGENGAIGFVNIADPANPVGQGTVSVGGEPTSLVVLDPLVLVGVNTSDSYDNPSGQLVVVHRKTRRIVAVHELGGQPDSLALAPDHKRAAIVIENERDEDLNDGLLPQLPSGTLLIVDLRGAAANWKITEADLSDVKDAAFAGSDLEAEYVDINRRNQAVVTFQENNHLAIVDLVTGKTVNQFSAGSVVLNHVDTEENDLIEFNSRIEKRAEPDAVAWINNNFFATANEGDYEDKDGEEGGSRGFTIFNTKGEAVYDSAESFELWLASMGHYNEGRSENKGCEPEAVEVGVYGKNQTLLFVGSERCNAVGVYYLTKSGGVKPLQVLPTGIGPEGLKAIPQRNLFVASTEEMDLAKDGIATMINIYQLKKGAPAYPMIRSASDDDGVPIPWVALSGLAGDPENPDILYAVSDSFLAQGFVYTIDVSQKPALIVDRLPVTGAGEDLDLEGVAVGPDGSFWVCSEGNAKGDDGRPNLILNVNPETGGVLSKVKLPEELESKARKNGFEGIAVTGNAGAEVVYVAIQRAWPDSGDTDKVHTKIGRYDVATGAWSFVYYPLEAEGNGGWIGLSELTLLPDGTFAVIERDKGWGPSTGLNAELKAVYGVDLAAAEFRTLADADGLVTLDKRLLGDLLPKMTDASIWTAEKLEGLAVAADGQAYAVTDNDGVDDATGETLFLRLGFWKK; this is translated from the coding sequence ATGAAAAAGCTTGTCGCTGCAGCCGCCGGGCTTATGCTGAGCCTGTGTCCGGTTGCGGTGTTTGCCAACGGCCATGGATTAATAATGAAAGATAGTCATCATAAAAATACAGCCCAGCAGCGTTTCCATCATGTCGGCACATTTGATGTTATGGCGGGCAACGGATCCGGCGTTGCAGAAATTGTTGACGTGACAGGCAACGGTAAACAACTGGTCTATACGGACGGGGAAAACGGGGCCATCGGCTTTGTGAATATTGCTGATCCGGCCAATCCGGTCGGGCAGGGTACCGTATCCGTGGGCGGTGAGCCGACCAGCCTTGTGGTGCTTGATCCTTTGGTGTTGGTGGGTGTCAACACATCCGACAGTTATGACAATCCTTCCGGTCAGCTGGTGGTGGTGCATCGCAAAACCCGCCGGATTGTTGCCGTACATGAGCTGGGCGGTCAGCCCGATTCCCTGGCCCTGGCCCCGGATCACAAACGCGCCGCCATTGTGATTGAAAATGAGCGGGACGAAGATCTCAACGACGGGCTTCTTCCCCAACTGCCGTCCGGCACCCTGCTGATCGTTGATCTTCGTGGGGCTGCCGCAAATTGGAAGATCACCGAAGCCGACCTTTCCGATGTGAAAGACGCCGCCTTTGCAGGATCTGACCTGGAAGCTGAATATGTCGACATCAACCGGCGCAACCAGGCGGTTGTCACGTTCCAGGAAAATAACCATCTGGCCATTGTAGACCTTGTCACCGGCAAGACGGTGAATCAGTTTTCTGCCGGATCTGTGGTATTGAACCATGTGGATACCGAGGAAAACGATCTGATCGAATTTAACAGCCGGATCGAAAAACGTGCCGAGCCTGATGCCGTCGCCTGGATCAATAACAATTTTTTTGCCACGGCCAATGAAGGCGATTATGAGGATAAAGATGGAGAAGAGGGCGGCAGCCGCGGATTTACCATTTTTAATACCAAAGGAGAGGCCGTCTATGACTCCGCCGAATCCTTTGAACTGTGGCTGGCCTCCATGGGGCATTACAATGAAGGCCGTTCGGAAAATAAAGGCTGTGAACCCGAGGCCGTTGAAGTCGGTGTTTACGGTAAAAATCAGACCCTGCTTTTTGTGGGGTCCGAACGCTGCAATGCTGTGGGGGTCTACTACTTGACCAAATCCGGTGGGGTCAAACCTTTGCAGGTGCTGCCCACAGGTATCGGTCCCGAGGGGTTGAAAGCCATTCCCCAGCGCAATCTGTTTGTGGCTTCCACCGAGGAGATGGATCTGGCCAAAGACGGAATTGCCACCATGATCAATATTTACCAGCTTAAAAAAGGGGCACCTGCCTATCCCATGATTCGTTCGGCTTCTGACGACGACGGCGTACCCATTCCCTGGGTGGCCCTGTCCGGTCTTGCCGGTGATCCGGAAAATCCCGATATCCTTTATGCGGTGAGTGATTCCTTTCTTGCCCAAGGGTTTGTTTATACCATTGATGTTTCCCAAAAACCTGCCTTAATTGTTGACCGTCTGCCGGTGACTGGTGCCGGCGAGGACCTTGACCTTGAAGGCGTTGCCGTGGGGCCTGACGGCAGTTTCTGGGTATGCAGTGAAGGCAACGCCAAAGGCGATGACGGCCGCCCCAATCTGATTCTTAACGTGAACCCCGAAACCGGTGGGGTGTTGAGCAAGGTGAAATTGCCCGAAGAACTGGAATCCAAAGCCCGTAAGAATGGGTTTGAAGGTATTGCCGTAACCGGTAACGCCGGTGCTGAGGTCGTTTATGTGGCAATTCAGCGCGCCTGGCCGGACAGCGGTGACACGGACAAGGTTCACACCAAAATCGGCCGTTATGATGTGGCCACCGGCGCCTGGTCCTTTGTCTATTATCCCCTGGAAGCAGAGGGCAATGGCGGCTGGATCGGACTGTCCGAGCTGACGCTTCTGCCGGACGGCACCTTTGCCGTCATCGAGCGAGACAAAGGCTGGGGGCCGAGTACCGGCCTTAATGCTGAACTGAAAGCGGTGTATGGAGTTGATCTTGCCGCTGCTGAATTTCGCACCTTGGCCGATGCCGACGGGCTTGTCACACTGGATAAGAGGCTACTTGGGGATTTGCTGCCGAAGATGACCGATGCAAGCATCTGGACGGCTGAAAAACTTGAGGGACTGGCTGTGGCTGCCGACGGACAGGCCTATGCCGTAACGGATAACGACGGGGTGGACGACGCGACCGGTGAAACCCTGTTCCTGCGTCTGGGGTTTTGGA
- the pyrE gene encoding orotate phosphoribosyltransferase, translating to MNYKEEFIEFLVECNALKFGEFELKSGRIAPYFINTGMFDTGAKIQKLGTYYAKAINAHFKDNFHGIYGPAYKGIPLCITAASALADMGIDKGYVFNRKEAKTYADKSAVVGMPLSSDTRLILVDDVITSGKAIRESLEVLKGCNDPQVCGIIISVNRQEKGKTDKNALAEVADTLGIPIFAIVTIREIIDFLHNREVAGKIVLDDPMKAKIETYLKTYGADR from the coding sequence ATGAATTATAAAGAGGAATTTATAGAGTTTTTGGTAGAGTGCAATGCCCTGAAGTTCGGTGAATTTGAACTGAAAAGCGGTCGGATTGCGCCCTATTTTATCAACACCGGCATGTTTGACACCGGCGCAAAGATTCAAAAGCTGGGCACCTATTATGCCAAAGCCATTAACGCCCACTTTAAAGACAATTTTCACGGGATTTACGGGCCTGCCTACAAAGGGATTCCGTTGTGCATCACGGCAGCCTCTGCCCTGGCCGACATGGGCATTGACAAAGGATATGTGTTCAATCGCAAGGAAGCCAAAACCTATGCTGACAAAAGTGCTGTGGTGGGCATGCCGCTGAGCTCGGACACCCGATTGATTCTGGTGGATGACGTCATTACATCGGGTAAAGCCATCCGGGAATCCCTGGAAGTTTTAAAAGGATGTAACGATCCCCAGGTGTGCGGCATCATCATCAGCGTCAACCGCCAGGAAAAGGGAAAAACAGACAAAAATGCCCTGGCAGAGGTGGCCGATACCCTTGGCATTCCCATTTTCGCCATTGTCACCATCCGTGAAATCATTGATTTTCTTCACAATCGGGAGGTCGCCGGCAAAATTGTTCTGGATGACCCAATGAAAGCAAAGATTGAAACATATCTTAAAACCTATGGCGCTGATCGATAA
- a CDS encoding dihydroorotate dehydrogenase electron transfer subunit, giving the protein MITQLMPAMVKVAEKEVHSPEFATLYINESIDFKPGRFVMVWIPGVDEKPYTISHHSPDRFGITVEAKGLFSKKAVSLGPGDKIGIRGPFGNGFNMGIGYKRVAVVAGGCGMAPLAPLVEAFQSADGPEIQLIQGARSKSFLLYPDRFTANAEICTDDGSKGYKGFVTDILVRKIEDLSAASAPGFDMVYACGPEIMMAKVFEICEAHGIPCQVSLERYMRCGFGVCGACVCGHAVVCKDGPVFGSKMLRTMEDFNTRALLKTGQPVPLNEYATWRCQ; this is encoded by the coding sequence ATGATTACACAGTTGATGCCCGCCATGGTTAAAGTGGCGGAAAAAGAAGTTCACAGCCCTGAGTTTGCCACCCTTTATATCAATGAATCCATTGACTTTAAACCGGGCCGGTTTGTCATGGTGTGGATTCCCGGCGTGGATGAAAAACCTTATACCATTTCCCATCACAGTCCGGACCGCTTCGGTATTACCGTGGAAGCCAAGGGGCTTTTTTCTAAAAAAGCCGTTTCCCTTGGGCCTGGAGATAAAATTGGTATCCGCGGACCCTTTGGCAACGGATTTAATATGGGAATCGGTTATAAACGGGTTGCCGTTGTGGCCGGCGGCTGCGGCATGGCCCCCCTTGCGCCCCTTGTGGAGGCGTTTCAGTCCGCTGACGGACCTGAAATTCAGTTGATCCAGGGGGCCCGGTCCAAGTCTTTTCTGCTTTACCCGGACAGGTTTACGGCCAACGCTGAAATCTGTACCGATGACGGCTCAAAGGGATATAAAGGATTTGTGACGGATATCCTGGTCCGGAAAATAGAAGACTTGTCGGCAGCATCTGCCCCTGGGTTTGATATGGTCTATGCCTGCGGCCCGGAGATCATGATGGCCAAGGTGTTTGAGATCTGTGAAGCCCACGGCATCCCCTGCCAGGTTTCCCTGGAGCGATACATGCGATGTGGGTTCGGGGTGTGTGGAGCCTGTGTCTGTGGACATGCTGTGGTGTGCAAAGATGGGCCGGTATTCGGCTCGAAAATGTTGAGAACCATGGAAGATTTTAATACCCGGGCATTGTTGAAGACGGGTCAACCGGTCCCCTTAAATGAGTATGCCACCTGGCGATGCCAGTGA
- a CDS encoding dihydroorotate dehydrogenase: protein MQISFLGKNLHTPLVLASGVLGNNKAILERVWENGCGLPTMKSIGPAPREGHKNPTVIDLGNGMINAVGLPSPGYLNMEEEWQELSSRDFPVNASIYGGSVDEFVRVAEFVSAKGPDFIELNISCPNSDQHGMIFGVNAQSSHDVVAAVKKVVDVPLIAKLTPAAPDIAGIAKACEDAGADAICAINTAGPGMVIDIESRQPVLAFKKGGLSGPMIKPVAVRCVYDIFRSVSIPIIGLGGISTGKDALEIIMAGATLVGIGTAVRYRGITVFDKVNKEIDDWLAARDTTMEEIRGAAHREAL from the coding sequence ATGCAAATCAGTTTTTTAGGAAAAAACCTTCACACGCCCCTGGTATTGGCATCGGGTGTGCTCGGCAACAATAAAGCCATTTTAGAAAGGGTTTGGGAAAACGGATGCGGTCTTCCCACCATGAAGTCCATTGGGCCTGCCCCCCGGGAGGGCCATAAAAACCCAACGGTCATTGATCTTGGCAACGGCATGATCAATGCTGTGGGCCTGCCTTCCCCGGGCTACCTGAACATGGAAGAGGAGTGGCAGGAACTGTCGAGCCGGGATTTCCCGGTAAACGCCAGCATCTACGGCGGGTCCGTGGATGAATTTGTCCGGGTGGCGGAGTTTGTTTCCGCCAAGGGACCGGATTTTATTGAATTGAATATATCCTGCCCCAATTCAGATCAGCACGGCATGATTTTCGGAGTGAATGCCCAGTCTTCCCATGATGTTGTGGCCGCAGTTAAAAAAGTGGTTGATGTGCCTTTGATCGCCAAACTGACACCGGCGGCCCCGGATATTGCCGGTATTGCAAAGGCGTGTGAAGATGCCGGTGCCGATGCCATCTGCGCCATTAATACGGCCGGGCCGGGCATGGTGATTGACATTGAGTCCCGGCAGCCTGTGCTTGCCTTTAAAAAGGGCGGACTTTCCGGTCCCATGATCAAACCCGTTGCCGTGCGCTGTGTGTACGATATTTTCCGGTCCGTATCCATTCCTATCATTGGCCTGGGCGGCATCAGCACGGGAAAAGATGCCCTGGAGATCATCATGGCCGGGGCAACGCTTGTGGGAATCGGCACGGCCGTAAGATATAGGGGAATCACTGTGTTTGATAAGGTAAATAAAGAGATCGATGACTGGCTGGCGGCCCGCGACACCACCATGGAAGAGATCCGGGGTGCAGCCCACAGGGAGGCCCTATGA
- the acs gene encoding acetate--CoA ligase, with protein MSDEKKVQATSEAEIAVHWQEEDYFYPSPTFTGQANLTDETIFDRFNLDNFPDYYTEFAELLTWYKYWDEVLDTSDTPCWKWFKGGKLNASYNCIDRHLKANKNKTAIHFVPEPEEECTGHITYQELYIRVNEFAALLRDTAGLKRGDRATIHMPMSVELPITMLACARLGVIHSMVFGGFSASACADRIEDSNSRVLITMDAYYRSGKLLDHKAVDDEACKLAEDMGQKVDKLLIWQRYPGKMSSQAPLVEGRDVVVNDEIKKYYGQRVEPEQMLAEEPLFLMYTSGTTGKPKGCQHGTGGYLSYVAAMSKYILDIHPEDVYWCMADIGWITGHSFIVYGPLSICASTVIYEGVPTYPDPGRSWRIAQELDVNLFHTAPTAIRALRKVGPDEPAKYEYHFKHMTTVGEPIEPEVWRWYQKEIGKGEAVIVDTYWQTETGGFLCSTVPGMAPMKPGSAGPGVPGIHPIIFDDEGNEIPAGSGKAGNICIQNPWPGCFQTIWGDRRRFVDAYFGMYNKNPDSKDWRDWPYLTGDAAVQSQDGYYRILGRIDDVINVSGHRLGTKEIESAALTVEEVAEAAVVPVNHDIKGKEPELYVSLKPGYKASDAIARKVADAIVVQIGKIAKCKNVWIVPDMPKTRSGKLMRRVLGAISNNGDVGNVMTLANPEIVEEIQRMVD; from the coding sequence ATGAGTGACGAAAAGAAAGTTCAGGCAACGTCAGAGGCGGAAATCGCCGTTCATTGGCAGGAAGAGGATTATTTTTACCCCTCCCCAACCTTCACAGGCCAGGCGAATCTGACAGACGAAACGATCTTTGATCGTTTCAACCTAGATAATTTTCCAGATTACTATACAGAATTCGCAGAACTTTTAACATGGTACAAGTATTGGGATGAGGTCTTGGACACAAGCGACACCCCATGCTGGAAATGGTTTAAAGGCGGAAAGCTCAATGCCAGCTATAACTGCATTGATCGTCATCTCAAGGCGAACAAAAACAAGACTGCCATTCACTTTGTACCTGAGCCGGAAGAGGAATGTACTGGTCACATAACATACCAGGAACTCTACATCCGCGTTAATGAATTTGCCGCTCTCCTCCGTGATACGGCCGGTTTAAAACGCGGTGACCGTGCCACAATCCATATGCCCATGTCGGTTGAGTTGCCCATCACCATGCTGGCCTGTGCCCGGTTGGGGGTTATTCACTCCATGGTATTCGGCGGTTTCTCCGCCAGTGCCTGCGCAGACAGGATAGAAGATTCTAATTCACGGGTTCTCATTACCATGGACGCCTACTACCGGTCGGGTAAACTTTTAGACCATAAAGCTGTGGATGATGAAGCCTGTAAACTGGCGGAAGATATGGGCCAAAAGGTAGACAAGCTGTTAATCTGGCAGCGCTATCCAGGCAAGATGTCCAGTCAGGCACCCCTGGTTGAGGGCCGGGATGTCGTAGTTAATGACGAAATAAAGAAATATTACGGCCAACGTGTTGAGCCCGAGCAGATGCTGGCCGAAGAGCCGCTTTTCCTTATGTACACCAGCGGTACCACAGGTAAACCCAAGGGGTGTCAGCACGGCACCGGCGGATACCTGTCCTATGTCGCGGCCATGTCAAAATATATCCTGGACATCCACCCTGAAGATGTCTACTGGTGTATGGCCGATATCGGTTGGATCACAGGCCACTCTTTCATTGTCTACGGCCCATTGTCTATCTGTGCTTCAACTGTTATTTACGAGGGTGTGCCCACCTATCCTGATCCCGGACGCTCCTGGAGAATTGCCCAGGAACTCGATGTCAATCTCTTTCACACGGCACCGACAGCCATCCGCGCGCTAAGAAAGGTCGGGCCCGATGAGCCTGCCAAGTATGAATATCACTTCAAGCACATGACAACGGTTGGTGAGCCCATTGAACCCGAGGTCTGGCGCTGGTATCAGAAGGAGATCGGCAAAGGAGAAGCGGTTATCGTGGATACTTACTGGCAGACGGAGACGGGCGGTTTCCTCTGCAGTACCGTCCCTGGAATGGCTCCGATGAAGCCCGGCAGTGCAGGACCAGGCGTTCCAGGTATCCATCCCATCATATTTGACGATGAAGGCAATGAGATTCCAGCCGGTTCCGGCAAGGCTGGTAACATCTGCATCCAGAATCCATGGCCAGGCTGCTTCCAGACCATCTGGGGCGACCGCCGGCGTTTTGTCGACGCCTATTTCGGTATGTATAATAAAAACCCGGACAGTAAAGACTGGCGCGATTGGCCATACCTCACAGGCGATGCTGCTGTTCAATCCCAGGATGGTTACTACAGGATTCTTGGCCGTATTGATGACGTTATTAATGTCTCCGGCCATCGTCTGGGTACCAAGGAGATTGAATCTGCGGCACTCACCGTGGAAGAAGTCGCCGAGGCTGCTGTTGTCCCGGTCAATCACGACATTAAGGGCAAGGAGCCTGAGCTGTATGTATCACTCAAGCCGGGTTATAAAGCATCCGATGCCATTGCCCGGAAGGTGGCCGATGCCATTGTTGTCCAGATTGGTAAGATCGCCAAGTGTAAGAATGTCTGGATCGTTCCTGATATGCCAAAGACCAGATCAGGAAAACTCATGCGGCGAGTACTCGGAGCCATCTCCAACAACGGTGATGTCGGTAATGTGATGACCCTGGCAAACCCTGAAATTGTGGAAGAGATCCAAAGAATGGTTGATTGA
- a CDS encoding histone deacetylase, whose amino-acid sequence MNKTGLIFDAKYLQHVTGKGHPECPERLVAILNGLKSSGILEKLVLIKAEPADQRWIEMVHDIRYIMRFEEACIMGMPDFDHQDNAICRDTYDTALLAAGGVLCAIDKMMEGEVNNAFCAVRPPGHHAEEHQAMGFCYFNNVAIGARYLQRNWGVGRVAIIDFDVHHGNGTQHTFEKDDTVFYYSIHEHPSFAYPGTGREFEEGVATGLGFTCNTPVLPGQGDSEYKRKITTDMVPALKKFKPEVLILSAGFDAHASDLMSGMNLTADGYDFINETIVNVANQYTDGRIISVLEGGYNLEVLSKLVVDHVKMLAGI is encoded by the coding sequence ATGAATAAAACGGGATTGATTTTTGATGCGAAATATTTACAGCATGTGACGGGAAAAGGTCACCCGGAGTGCCCTGAACGGTTGGTGGCTATTCTGAATGGTTTGAAGTCGTCCGGTATATTGGAGAAACTGGTATTGATCAAGGCTGAACCTGCTGATCAGCGTTGGATTGAAATGGTGCATGATATACGCTATATCATGCGGTTCGAAGAGGCTTGTATCATGGGGATGCCTGACTTTGACCACCAGGACAACGCTATCTGCCGGGATACCTATGATACCGCCTTGCTGGCGGCGGGTGGTGTTCTCTGTGCCATTGATAAAATGATGGAAGGAGAGGTAAACAATGCGTTTTGTGCGGTGAGGCCTCCGGGACACCACGCGGAGGAACATCAGGCCATGGGGTTCTGCTATTTCAATAATGTTGCCATCGGAGCACGCTATCTGCAGCGGAACTGGGGCGTTGGGCGCGTTGCCATAATCGATTTTGATGTCCACCACGGTAACGGTACGCAGCATACCTTCGAAAAGGATGATACAGTGTTTTATTACTCCATCCACGAGCACCCGTCTTTTGCTTACCCCGGAACGGGGCGGGAGTTTGAAGAGGGTGTGGCAACGGGGCTTGGTTTTACCTGTAACACCCCGGTATTACCCGGGCAGGGAGATAGTGAATACAAAAGAAAAATCACCACGGATATGGTGCCGGCGTTAAAAAAATTCAAACCGGAGGTCCTGATCTTATCGGCTGGTTTTGATGCCCATGCTTCTGATCTTATGTCCGGGATGAACCTTACAGCCGATGGGTACGATTTCATCAATGAGACAATTGTCAATGTTGCAAATCAATATACAGACGGCAGGATAATATCTGTCCTCGAGGGGGGATATAATCTTGAGGTACTGTCCAAACTGGTTGTCGATCATGTGAAGATGTTAGCTGGAATATAA
- a CDS encoding CBS domain-containing protein: MFVSESMSTDLITIGPKEKLSVVWQAMTENNIRHVPVVDDDDNLIGIVSDRDMRDAMPSKLLPEDEYKASYGKLMEHRVEEIMTPDPTTISVYFTLQDTLIIMGRKKKVGALPVVDEEGKLRGIMSTRDLMSAFVNIMGIGDPGSLLCILVKEEYGQMKKIIDIVAEEKVSLGSVLVAKYWDKEKRAVFPYLLTNNVATIKKKLTELGFELFDPMKWYLDHLSKKMD; this comes from the coding sequence ATGTTTGTAAGTGAATCCATGAGTACCGATCTTATTACCATAGGTCCGAAGGAAAAATTATCGGTGGTGTGGCAGGCAATGACGGAAAACAACATTCGCCATGTTCCTGTTGTTGATGACGACGATAACTTGATAGGCATCGTATCGGACCGTGACATGCGTGATGCCATGCCGTCGAAGTTGTTACCGGAGGATGAGTATAAGGCGTCCTACGGGAAACTTATGGAACATCGTGTAGAAGAAATAATGACACCTGACCCCACGACAATTTCGGTATATTTTACCCTGCAGGATACCCTTATAATCATGGGTCGAAAGAAAAAGGTGGGTGCCTTACCCGTCGTGGACGAAGAGGGCAAGCTCAGGGGCATCATGTCAACAAGGGATCTGATGAGCGCCTTTGTCAATATCATGGGTATTGGAGACCCCGGTTCATTGCTGTGTATCCTGGTGAAAGAAGAATATGGGCAGATGAAAAAGATCATCGATATCGTAGCAGAAGAGAAGGTCTCGTTGGGCAGTGTACTTGTGGCAAAATATTGGGATAAAGAAAAACGAGCGGTCTTCCCCTATCTGTTGACCAATAATGTGGCAACAATAAAAAAAAAGCTCACCGAGCTGGGATTTGAACTCTTTGATCCAATGAAGTGGTATCTTGATCACCTATCAAAGAAGATGGACTAA
- the nqrF gene encoding NADH:ubiquinone reductase (Na(+)-transporting) subunit F, giving the protein MIYIISIVVFTVVIGILVAVLLFVEAKVTTKGEHVVTINGKAEDALKIAGNPTLLSALSGEDIFLPSACGGSGSCGMCRCKVTEGGGSVLPTELSHLSRKEKAEGVRLSCQLKVKEDLAIEVPESIFGIKKVEAEVVSNQNVATFIKELVLRPSEPFDFKAGAYIQIDVPEYEVDFKNFHIASKYVSEWKKYRLLDLTSKGIKPGFRAYSLANPPHDKEILMLNVRIATPPPGTEGIPPGFGSSYVFGLEPGDRVMVSGPYGDFMARDTEREMCFIGGGAGMAPLRSHILHQLDGINSGRRISYWYGARSIKEMFYDEDFKELVEKYPNFSYHVALSAPDPEDNWTGQTGFINTYLVDTYLSTHEDPAEIEYYLCGPPPMIDSVIDSLYEMGVEDDMIFYDKF; this is encoded by the coding sequence TTGATTTATATTATCAGCATTGTGGTGTTTACCGTTGTTATCGGTATCCTGGTTGCCGTGCTTTTGTTTGTGGAAGCAAAGGTTACCACAAAGGGAGAACATGTGGTGACCATCAACGGCAAGGCAGAAGATGCATTAAAAATTGCAGGCAATCCGACCCTTTTGTCTGCTTTGTCCGGTGAAGATATTTTTCTGCCCTCGGCCTGCGGCGGGTCCGGGTCCTGCGGGATGTGCCGGTGCAAAGTGACCGAAGGCGGCGGCAGTGTATTGCCCACAGAACTGTCGCATTTAAGTCGCAAGGAAAAGGCGGAAGGGGTTCGGCTCTCCTGCCAGCTTAAGGTCAAAGAGGACCTTGCCATTGAGGTCCCTGAATCCATTTTCGGCATTAAAAAGGTCGAAGCCGAAGTGGTATCCAATCAAAATGTGGCCACCTTTATCAAAGAGCTTGTGCTGCGCCCTTCAGAACCCTTTGATTTCAAGGCCGGGGCCTATATCCAGATTGACGTGCCGGAATATGAAGTTGATTTTAAAAATTTTCATATTGCAAGCAAGTATGTCAGCGAATGGAAAAAGTATAGGCTTTTAGACCTGACGTCCAAGGGTATAAAGCCTGGATTCAGGGCCTATTCCCTGGCCAATCCGCCCCATGATAAAGAGATCCTCATGCTCAATGTGCGCATTGCAACGCCGCCGCCGGGCACCGAAGGCATTCCCCCGGGATTTGGTTCATCTTACGTGTTCGGGCTTGAACCCGGGGACCGGGTCATGGTGTCAGGTCCTTACGGGGACTTTATGGCAAGGGACACGGAGCGGGAAATGTGCTTTATCGGCGGTGGTGCCGGTATGGCGCCTTTGCGTTCCCATATTCTGCACCAGCTGGACGGGATCAATTCCGGCCGCAGGATCTCCTACTGGTACGGGGCCAGATCCATTAAAGAGATGTTTTATGACGAAGATTTTAAAGAACTTGTGGAAAAATATCCCAATTTCTCCTACCATGTGGCGCTGTCCGCCCCCGACCCGGAAGACAACTGGACCGGGCAGACCGGGTTTATCAACACCTATCTTGTGGATACATACTTAAGCACCCACGAAGATCCGGCTGAGATTGAGTATTACCTGTGCGGTCCGCCGCCCATGATTGATTCGGTTATTGACAGCCTTTACGAGATGGGTGTGGAAGATGATATGATATTTTACGACAAGTTTTAA
- the nqrE gene encoding NADH:ubiquinone reductase (Na(+)-transporting) subunit E, whose translation MGDLFSLFINSVFIGNILLAYFLGMCSFIAVSKNVDTAAGLGFAVIFVLSVTSPVNWIIYHGFLAPGALSWLGFPDLDLSFLKFITFIAVIAALVQAVEMVIDRYSPNLYATLGVFLPLIAVNCAILGTSLFMVERNYTFIESIVFGAGSGTGWMLAIVTMAAIRKKARYSDVPEGLQGFGFTMIIAGLMAMTFMMFSGITL comes from the coding sequence ATGGGTGATTTGTTCAGTCTGTTTATCAATTCCGTTTTCATCGGCAACATCCTTCTGGCCTATTTCCTTGGGATGTGTTCCTTTATTGCGGTATCTAAAAATGTGGATACGGCTGCAGGATTGGGATTTGCCGTTATTTTTGTGTTGTCTGTGACAAGTCCGGTCAACTGGATCATCTATCACGGATTTCTGGCGCCGGGTGCTTTGTCCTGGTTGGGATTTCCCGATCTTGATTTAAGCTTTTTGAAATTCATTACCTTCATTGCCGTGATTGCCGCCCTGGTCCAGGCCGTGGAGATGGTCATTGACCGGTATTCGCCCAACCTTTACGCAACCCTGGGGGTATTTTTACCCTTGATAGCCGTAAACTGTGCCATTTTGGGTACCAGTCTTTTTATGGTGGAGCGCAATTACACCTTTATTGAGTCCATTGTGTTTGGTGCGGGGTCCGGTACCGGCTGGATGCTGGCCATTGTCACCATGGCCGCCATCCGGAAAAAGGCCCGGTATTCGGATGTGCCGGAGGGGCTCCAGGGTTTTGGGTTTACCATGATCATTGCCGGATTGATGGCCATGACGTTCATGATGTTTTCAGGCATCACCCTATAA